From a single Syngnathus scovelli strain Florida chromosome 2, RoL_Ssco_1.2, whole genome shotgun sequence genomic region:
- the scn1lab gene encoding sodium channel, voltage-gated, type I like, alpha b isoform X1 translates to MAQLLVPPGPDSFRPFVPESLAAIERYIAEEEARRPRADRRSDCDDENGPKPNSDLEAGKSLPFIYGDIPPGLVSTPLEDLDSYYSNQKTFIVLNRGKAIFRFNATPALYFLSPFNPLRRIAIRVLVHSMFSVLIMFTILTNCAFMTLSNPPEWAKNVEYTFTGIYTFESLIKILARGFCVGKFTFLRDPWNWLDFSVILMAYVTEFVDLGNVSALRTFRVLRALKTISVIPGLKTIVGALIQSVKKLSDVMILTVFCLSVFALIGLQLFMGNLRQKCVRLPNGNATNSSSTDAAEIFLFNSSLVEVNDTFLNSTVFNWTEYISDNRNYYYLPGRRDALLCGNGTGAGLCPEGFVCIKAGLNPDFGYTSFDTFSWAFLSLFRLMTQDFWENLYQQTLRAAGKPYMVFFVLVIFLGSFYLVNLILAVVAMAYDEQNQATIEEAQQKEEEFQAMLEQLKRQQEEALVAAAAATESGEYSGRRGATSESSSVTSKLSSKSAKERRNRRKKRKQKEEEEEERGACNKFRKSVTVDSINRSFHFSMDANRLSYEKRCSSPNQSLLSIRGSLLSPRRNSQASLFSFRGRVRDMGSENDFADDEHSTFEESDSRRGSLFLPHRPERRCSAISQTSLRVPRVMLPANGKMHCAVDCNGVVSLVGGTSVTNSLLPEGTTTDTEMRKRRSVDYLDEPGSRQRAMSVASILTNTMEELEESRQKFPPCWYRFANTCLIWDCCPAWLKIKEFVNMVVMDPFVDLTITICIVLNTLFMAMEHYPMTKEFNNVLSIGNQVFTGIFTAEMCLKVIALDPYYYFQEGWNIFDGIIVSLSLMELGLANVEGLSVLRSFRLLRVFKLAKSWPTLNMLIKIIGNSVGALGNLTLVLAIIVFIFAVVGMQLFGKSYKEFFCNINDDCQLPRWHMHDFFHSFLIVFRVLCGEWIETMWDCMEVAGPTMCLIVFMMVMVIGNLVVLNLFLALLLSSFSAENLAATDDDSEMNNLQIAVGRIQRGIAFLKSIVRQFLQSLFFGGAGKGSSLHEESKPLEELQSNGKGNCIANHTTVEMSKDPSGVYISAEGNGRPGGGLVVGGTVDEDSTEKYPIDDCHYMSFIHNPSLTVTVPIAVGESDFENVNTEDLSSDSSDVEGSKEKLDTEPQHLSSSEGSTVDICPPGDGVDSVELEPEESMDPEACFTEGCVSRFQCCQVNEEADRFKSWWTLRKTCFVIVEHNWFESFIIFMILLSSGALAFEDVYIEQRRTIKTMLEYADKVFTYVFILEMLLKWVAYGFVKYFTNAWCWLDFLIVDVSLVSLVANALGYSELTAIKSLRTLRALRPLRALSRFEGMRVVVNALLGAIPSIMNVLLVCLIFWLIFSIMGVNLFAGKYYYCVNTTTDDVFPIEVVNNKSDCLNLVNESARWKNVKINFDNVGAGYLALLQVATFKGWMDIMYAAVDSRNLEDQPQYEVNLYMYLYFVIFIIFGSFFTLNLFIGVIIDNFNQQKKKFGGQDIFMTEEQKKYYNAMKKLGSKKPQKPIPRPANAFQGCVFDCITKQAFDIVIMILICLNMVTMMVETDDQTPYMDNILYWINLVFIVLFTGECILKMISLRHYYFTIGWNIFDFVVVILSIVGMFLSEVIEKYFVSPTLFRVIRLARIGRILRLIKGAKGIRTLLFALMMSLPALFNIGLLLFLVMFIYAIFGMSNFAYVKRESGIDDMFNFETFGNSMICLFQITTSAGWDGLLAPILNKREPDCDSQMEHPGNNYKGNCGNPSVGIFFFVSYIIICFLIVVNMYIAVILENFSVATEESAEPLSEDDFEMFYEVWERFDPDATQFVEYSKLSDFADALDPPLRIPKPNMIQLISMDLPMVSGERIHCLDILFAFTKRVLGEGGEMDVLRGQMEERFMASNPSKVSYEPITTTLRRKQEETSSIIIQRAFRRYMICTAMKKASALYKEQLKEGLRDPDKDVMVISKFNEISTSDKTDMTPSTASPPSYNSVTKSDKDKYEKENCDKKKDFLNEGKK, encoded by the exons ATGGCCCAGTTGCTGGTACCGCCTGGTCCTGACAGCTTCCGCCCCTTTGTCCCGGAGTCTCTGGCTGCCATTGAAAGGTACATCGCCGAAGAGGAGGCCCGGAGACCTCGGGCAGATCGCCGCAGCGACTGCGATGATGAAAATGGGCCAAAGCCCAACAGTGACTTGGAGGCAGGAAAATCGCTTCCTTTCATCTACGGTGACATCCCACCAGGTTTGGTGTCTACTCCTCTGGAGGATTTGGACAGCTATTACAGCAATCAGAAG ACTTTCATAGTATTGAATCGTGGGAAGGCAATCTTCCGTTTCAACGCCACTCCTGCCTTATACTTCTTAAGTCCCTTCAACCCGCTTCGGAGGATAGCTATTCGAGTTTTAGTACACTC GATGTTCAGCGTGTTGATCATGTTCACCATTCTAACCAACTGTGCTTTCATGACTCTAAGTAACCCTCCGGAATGGGCCAAGAATGTAGA GTACACATTCACAGGAATTTACACTTTTGAGTCCCTCATAAAGATCCTGGCCAGAGGCTTCTGCGTGGGGAAGTTCACTTTTCTGCGCGACCCTTGGAATTGGCTGGACTTTAGTGTGATACTTATGGC ATATGTCACAGAGTTTGTGGACCTGGGCAATGTATCAGCACTGCGAACCTTCAGGGTTCTGCGGGCCCTGAAAACTATATCAGTCATCCCAG GGTTGAAGACAATCGTCGGTGCATTGATCCAGTCAGTTAAAAAGCTGTCGGATGTTATGATCCTGACTGTGTTCTGCCTCAGCGTGTTTGCGCTCATTGGCCTGCAGCTCTTCATGGGCAATCTGAGGCAGAAATGTGTGCGCTTGCCCAATGGCAACGCCACTAACAGCAGCAGCACGGATGCCGCCGAAATCTTTCTTTTCAATAGCAGCCTAGTGGAAGTCAACGACACGTTCCTGAACAGCACAGTGTTCAACTGGACCGAGTACATCAGTGATAACA gaAATTACTATTACCTCCCCGGTCGCAGGGATGCTCTGCTTTGTGGAAATGGCACCGGGGCTGG GCTTTGTCCAGAAGGCTTTGTTTGTATCAAAGCAGGCCTTAATCCAGACTTTGGATACACAAGTTTTGACACCTTCAGTTGGGCTTTCCTGTCTCTGTTCCGACTCATGACCCAGGACTTCTGGGAAAATCTCTACCAGCAG ACTTTGCGTGCGGCAGGGAAGCCCTACATGGTCTTCTTCGTTTTGGTGATCTTCCTGGGTTCCTTCTACCTTGTCAATCTGATTTTGGCTGTTGTGGCCATGGCTTATGATGAGCAGAACCAGGCCACCATAGAAGAGGCTCAACAAAAAGAGGAGGAGTTCCAGGCCATGCTGGAGCAGCTGAAGAGGCAGCAAGAGGAAGCACTG GTTGCCGCGGCAGCAGCCACGGAGAGTGGCGAATACAGCGGGAGGAGGGGGGCCACCTCTGAGTCCTCCTCTGTGACATCCAAACTCAGTTCAAAAAGTGCAAAAGAGCGACGCAACAGGCGGAAGAAAAGGAAacagaaggaggaagaggaggaagagagggGAGCATGCAACAAGTTCCGTAAATCTGTAACCGTGGACAGCATCAATAGATCCTTCCACTTTTCGATGGATGCAAACCGACTTTCCTATGAGAAGAGATGCTCCTCACCCAATCAG TCTCTGCTCAGCATACGTGGATCACTCCTCTCCCCACGGAGGAACAGCCAAGCCAGCCTGTTCAGCTTCCGCGGCCGAGTACGTGACATGGGCTCAGAAAACGACTTTGCAGACGATGAGCACAGCACCTTTGAGGAGAGCGACAGCCGCCGGGGCTCTCTGTTCTTGCCACATCGCCCCGAGCGTCGCTGCAGTGCCATCAGCCAGACGAGCCTCAGGGTTCCTCGTGTAATGCTTCCTGCAAATGGCAAGATGCATTGCGCTGTGGACTGCAATGGCGTTGTTTCGCTGGTTGGAGGAACATCTGTGACTAACTCTCTTTTGCCTGAG GGTACCACTACAGACACTGAGATGAGAAAACGACGCTCAGTTGATTATCTCGATGAACCAGGAAGCAGGCAAAGAGCCATGAGTGTGGCCAGCATCCTCACCAACACCATGGAAG AGCTTGAAGAGTCGAGACAGAAATTCCCCCCATGCTGGTATCGATTTGCTAACACTTGTTTGATCTGGGATTGTTGCCCTGCCTGGCTTAAAATTAAGGAATTTGTCAATATGGTGGTCATGGACCCCTTTGTGGATCTGACCATCACAATTTGCATCGTCCTCAACACCCTTTTTATGGCCATGGAGCATTACCCAATGACAAAAGAATTCAACAATGTCCTTTCTATTGGAAACCAG GTATTCACTGGCATTTTCACAGCAGAGATGTGCCTAAAGGTCATCGCCCTAGATCCTTACTATTACTTCCAAGAGGGCTGGAACATTTTTGATGGCATTATCGTCAGTCTGAGTCTGATGGAGCTAGGTTTGGCCAATGTTGAGGGCCTGTCCGTGCTCAGGTCCTTTCGATTG cTGAGGGTATTCAAACTGGCTAAGTCCTGGCCAACTCTGAACATGCTGATCAAGATCATCGGTAACTCAGTGGGTGCTCTGGGCAACTTGACCCTGGTGCTCGCCATCATCGTCTTTATCTTCGCCGTGGTGGGCATGCAGCTTTTCGGCAAGAGCTACAAGGAGTTCTTCTGTAACATAAACGATGATTGTCAGCTACCACGCTGGCACATGCATGATTTCTTCCACTCCTTTCTTATCGTGTTCCGGGTGTTATGTGGAGAGTGGATAGAGACCATGTGGGACTGTATGGAAGTAGCAGGACCGACAATGTGTCTGATTGTCTTCATGATGGTTATGGTCATCGGAAATTTGGTG GTTCTAAACCTGTTCTTGGCTCTGCTTCTGAGCTCATTCAGTGCTGAAAACTTGGCAGCAACTGACGACGACAGCGAGATGAATAACTTGCAAATCGCCGTGGGCCGTATCCAGCGCGGCATTGCCTTTTTAAAATCTATTGTCCGGCAGTTCCTCCAGAGCCTGTTCTTTGGTGGGGCCGGGAAGGGCTCCAGCCTGCATGAAGAGAGCAAACCCCTAGAAGAACTACAGAGCAACGGCAAAGGCAACTGCATCGCCAATCACACAACGGTGGAAATGTCCAAAGACCCTAGCGGGGTGTACATTTCAGCCGAGGGCAATGGGCGCCCAGGAGGCGGCCTGGTTGTCGGGGGTACGGTTGACGAGGATAGCACCGAAAAGTACCCCATAGACGATTGTCACTACATGTCGTTTATTCACAACCCAAGCCTGACGGTCACAGTACCTATTGCTGTGGGTGAGTCAGACTTTGAGAACGTTAATACAGAGGACTTAAGCAGCGATTCCTCAGACGTGGAGGGCAGCAAAGAG AAACTCGACACGGAGCCCCAACATCTTAGCTCTTCGGAAGGGAGCACTGTTGATATTTGCCCTCCAGGAGACGGGGTCGATTCGGTGGAGCTGGAGCCGGAGGAGTCAATGGACCCAGAGGCCTGCTTTACCGAGG GATGTGTAAGCAGATTTCAGTGCTGCCAGGTCAATGAGGAAGCAGACAGGTTTAAGAGTTGGTGGACACTCAGGAAGACCTGTTTCGTAATCGTAGAGCACAACTGGTTTGAAtcctttattatttttatgatcCTGCTCAGCAGTGGTGCACTG GCTTTTGAGGACGTTTATATTGAGCAGAGGAGGACCATCAAAACCATGCTGGAGTATGCTGACAAGGTCTTTACTTATGTCTTCATTCTGGAGATGCTGTTGAAGTGGGTGGCCTATGGTTTTGTCAAGTACTTCACCAATGCCTGGTGCTGGCTGGACTTCCTCATTGTTGAC GTTTCCCTCGTCAGCCTTGTGGCCAATGCTCTGGGTTACTCGGAGCTCACCGCCATCAAATCGTTAAGGACACTGCGAGCCCTCCGGCCACTGCGAGCCCTATCTCGGTTCGAGGGCATGAGG GTTGTGGTGAACGCGCTACTGGGGGCCATCCCCTCCATCATGAATGTGCTGCTGGTCTGCCTCATCTTTTGGCTCATCTTCAGCATCATGGGGGTCAACCTGTTCGCAGGGAAGTACTACTACTGCGTCAACACCACCACTGATGATGTCTTCCCCATCGAGGTGGTCAACAACAAGTCCGACTGTCTGAATCTGGTCAACGAAAGCGCCCGGTGGAAGAACGTCAAAATCAATTTTGACAACGTCGGTGCTGGCTATTTGGCGTTGTTGCAAGTG GCAACATTTAAGGGCTGGATGGACATTATGTATGCAGCAGTGGATTCTCGCAAT CTGGAGGATCAGCCCCAATATGAAGTCAACTTGTACATGTACCTGTACTttgtcatcttcatcatctttgGTTCCTTTTTTACCCTCAACCTCTTCATTGGCGTTATCATCGACAACTTCAACCAACAGAAGAAAAAG TTTGGAGGGCAAGATATCTTCATGACGGAGGAACAGAAGAAATATTACAATGCTATGAAAAAGTTGGGCTCCAAGAAGCCGCAAAAACCAATTCCTCGACCCGCT AATGCTTTTCAAGGCTGTGTGTTTGACTGCATAACCAAGCAAGCGTTTGACATTGTTATAATGATCCTCATCTGCCTTAACATGGTGACCATGATGGTGGAGACTGACGACCAGACCCCATACATGGACAACATCCTTTACTGGATCAACCTGGTCTTCATTGTGCTCTTCACAGGGGAGTGCATACTAAAGATGATCTCCTTGCGTCACTATTATTTCACCATAGGTTGGAATATATTTGATTTTGTGGTGGTCATCCTGTCAATTGTAG GTATGTTTTTGTCAGAAGTGATCGAGAAATACTTTGTGTCCCCGACATTATTCCGAGTGATCCGTCTGGCCAGGATCGGCCGCATTCTCCGTCTCATCAAGGGTGCCAAGGGCATTCGGACGCTCCTCTTTGCCCTGATGATGTCACTTCCTGCCCTATTTAACATCGGTCTCCTCTTGTTCTTGGTCATGTTCATCTACGCAATCTTTGGCATGTCCAACTTTGCCTACGTCAAACGGGAGTCTGGAATCGACGACATGTTTAATTTCGAGACTTTCGGGAATAGTATGATCTGCTTGTTCCAGATCACTACCTCAGCTGGGTGGGATGGTCTGCTGGCACCCATCTTGAACAAGCGGGAACCCGACTGCGATAGTCAAATGGAGCACCCGGGCAACAACTACAAAGGCAACTGTGGCAACCCATCAGTGGGTATCTTCTTTTTCGTCAGCTACATCATTATTTGCTTCCTTATCGTGGTCAACATGTACATCGCCGTCATCCTGGAGAACTTCAGCGTGGCCACAGAAGAGAGCGCCGAGCCACTGAGCGAAGACGACTTTGAGATGTTCTACGAAGTGTGGGAGCGTTTTGACCCGGACGCCACGCAGTTCGTGGAGTACAGCAAACTCTCGGACTTTGCCGACGCTCTCGACCCTCCGTTGCGTATCCCCAAGCCCAACATGATTCAGCTCATCTCCATGGACTTGCCGATGGTTAGCGGCGAGCGCATCCACTGCCTGGACATCCTGTTTGCCTTCACTAAGCGAGTACTCGGGGAAGGCGGTGAGATGGATGTGTTGCGCGGACAGATGGAGGAACGCTTTATGGCATCGAATCCTTCAAAGGTGTCGTACGAACCAATCACCACCACTCTCCGCCGCAAGCAGGAAGAAACGTCCTCCATCATCATCCAGAGAGCTTTCCGCCGCTACATGATTTGCACGGCCATGAAGAAGGCCTCGGCCCTCTACAAAGAGCAGCTCAAAGAGGGCTTACGTGACCCTGACAAGGACGTGATGGTCATCAGCAAATTCAATGAGATCTCCACCTCGGACAAAACTGACATGACCCCATCCACAGCTTCCCCTCCCTCTTATAACAGTGTGACAAAATCTGACAAAGACAAATATGAGAAAGAAAACTGTGATAAGAAAAAAGACTTCTTGAACgagggaaaaaaatag